A stretch of DNA from Fibrobacter sp. UWB4:
GATAGCTGATGTTCACGAAGTGGCCCTTCAGTTCCTGAGCGAGTTTCTTTTCCCAGTTCGAACCGATGATGAGCGGGGAACCGCCAAAGTCCATCTTGCGGATTTGATTCTGGAAGTCGTGACCGTCTGTGCTGAATTCGACATTTGTCTTGATGTCGTAATTCAGCGTGTTCGTTTCCTTGGTGACGGCTTCGCGGAATGCTTCCGGAGTGTCGTCCGTGACGAACAACTTTTGCGGGAAAAGTCCCATGTCGTTCACGAGGAATTTTGTCACGGCGATTACGTACTGTGCTTCGCTCACGACCGTGAAGCGCTTGCTCACGATACGGCTTTCGAGAATCGTGTCGGCGTAACGTTCTAGGTAATAGAAGAAGTTGGCTTCGTTTTCTTGGATGACAGATTCAGTGAGTTCCTTGTCTGCGCCCGTGAAATCTGCAACTGCACGGAGAAACTTTGTCGTCTCAGCAGCGCCAATCGGCAAAATTGGGTAGTGCAACAGCGGAATGTTGAATTCCTTTTCAAGATACTTTGCGCTTTCGAGACCTGCCCACGGCGAAACGAGAATCGTGTATTCTGCCGCCGGAATTTTCTGCAAGTTTTCAATCCCACGACCGAAACCGAAAATCGTATTCGTCTTGAGTCCGATGGACTGCAAAAGGCGTTCGAGTTCACGCAAGTTGCCGAGCCAATACGGGTCCTGTTGCGGTACACCTGCGAACAAGTTTACAAGTCCCTTCTCTTTTGGAGCGCCCTTGTATTTGCGTACATACTGTTCGAAAATGCCCTTCAAAATCCAGTCATGACCGATGTAATTATTGCCTTTGAAACCCGGAGTTTTTGTCCAGATGACCGGCTTTTCTTCAT
This window harbors:
- a CDS encoding nitrogenase component 1, giving the protein MAKILDQARYKCALAAMQTVQSIPGAIPILHSGPGCASKLNDNNGTSGRFSANIYPCTSISEKEVVFGGSDKLRSTIKNALRVIDADLFVVLSGCTGEIIGDDIQAVAEDFQDEEKPVIWTKTPGFKGNNYIGHDWILKGIFEQYVRKYKGAPKEKGLVNLFAGVPQQDPYWLGNLRELERLLQSIGLKTNTIFGFGRGIENLQKIPAAEYTILVSPWAGLESAKYLEKEFNIPLLHYPILPIGAAETTKFLRAVADFTGADKELTESVIQENEANFFYYLERYADTILESRIVSKRFTVVSEAQYVIAVTKFLVNDMGLFPQKLFVTDDTPEAFREAVTKETNTLNYDIKTNVEFSTDGHDFQNQIRKMDFGGSPLIIGSNWEKKLAQELKGHFVNISYPMIEKIVINAHVAGYSGGLHLLEDIYSAALSMLKI